Part of the Terriglobales bacterium genome, AGACCCTGGAGCGCGTCCCCGACGACAAGTGGGAGTGGGCCCCGCACCCCAAGTCCATGAAGCTGGGCGCCCTGGCCCAGCACCTGGCCGAGATGCCGGGCTGGACGGTCAACGCCCTTACCCAGGAGTCCCTCGACATCGCTCCCGAGGGCAAGCCCATGCAGAGCACGCCGCTGAAGAACCGCCAGGAGGTGCTGGCCCTGTTCGACAAGAACGTGGCCGCCGGGCGCAAGGCGCTGGCCGCCGCCAACGACGACGCCGCTTTCATGAAGCCCTGGTCGCTGCTGGCCACCGGCAAGACCATCTTCTCCCTGCCCCGCATCGCCGTCCTGCGCAGCTTCGTGATGAACCACAGCATCCACCACCGCGCCCAGATGGGCGTCTACCTG contains:
- a CDS encoding DinB family protein, which translates into the protein MPINQALLPEFDHEMANTRKTLERVPDDKWEWAPHPKSMKLGALAQHLAEMPGWTVNALTQESLDIAPEGKPMQSTPLKNRQEVLALFDKNVAAGRKALAAANDDAAFMKPWSLLATGKTIFSLPRIAVLRSFVMNHSIHHRAQMGVYLRLNNVPVPSIYGPSADENTF